One stretch of Chryseobacterium sp. LJ668 DNA includes these proteins:
- a CDS encoding XRE family transcriptional regulator, whose protein sequence is MSIFSENIRLLRHKKNLSQQSFAESLGMSRVRYSKYEDGRSEAPYEILIRISKFFNVSIDLLLTLDISKYPVDNMMKLPENRVVLPIIVDSDGENYIEIVPQKASMGYLKGYSDNEYIEKLARMKLPFLKNAKYRAFLADGDSMPPFADGSYIIGEYVEQLEDLKSGKEYIFITSDGITFKTFVEQNNESVTVSADNTFYEPYQVPLDNVLEIWKYVRGILPENYKLDNTNDTHIGTILQELKTSIKELDDKVSLIK, encoded by the coding sequence ATGTCAATATTTTCAGAAAACATCAGGCTTTTAAGGCATAAGAAAAATTTATCCCAACAGAGTTTTGCAGAAAGCCTAGGGATGAGTAGGGTAAGATATTCAAAATACGAAGATGGGCGCTCTGAGGCACCTTACGAAATTTTAATCAGAATTTCTAAATTCTTTAATGTCAGCATCGATTTGCTTCTCACTTTGGATATCAGTAAATACCCAGTGGATAATATGATGAAACTTCCGGAGAATAGGGTTGTGTTACCAATTATTGTTGATTCTGATGGAGAGAATTATATAGAGATCGTTCCCCAGAAAGCTTCAATGGGCTATCTGAAAGGTTACAGTGATAATGAATATATTGAAAAACTTGCACGAATGAAGCTTCCATTTTTAAAGAATGCTAAATACAGAGCCTTTTTGGCAGACGGCGATTCAATGCCGCCATTTGCTGATGGCTCTTATATTATCGGAGAATACGTGGAACAGCTGGAGGATCTGAAATCTGGTAAAGAATATATTTTTATTACCTCAGACGGTATCACCTTTAAAACATTTGTCGAACAAAATAATGAGTCAGTTACTGTATCGGCTGATAATACATTTTACGAACCTTATCAGGTTCCACTTGATAATGTTCTTGAAATCTGGAAATACGTGCGTGGTATTTTGCCTGAAAATTATAAGCTGGACAACACAAATGATACCCACATTGGAACTATTCTGCAAGAACTTAAAACCAGCATCAAAGAATTGGATGACAAGGTGTCTCTAATTAAATAA
- a CDS encoding DUF4385 domain-containing protein, with protein sequence MSDRKPSYINFKSDTYAWKPDINYQKHPEKYKVGKGEQGVLICEPYKSEIGQYWRFKNAEIAEESSEKIYELFLNYLKNDDFVGADMARKYLQMGFTRARRYFNYKGGKKYDENKDYQQLERGTGDPEKAKAADIFYKKWKDAEDNQKYSQLKINWKEEYG encoded by the coding sequence ATGAGCGATAGAAAACCCAGTTATATTAATTTCAAATCTGACACCTATGCCTGGAAGCCTGATATAAACTATCAAAAGCATCCTGAAAAGTATAAAGTAGGTAAGGGTGAGCAAGGCGTTTTAATCTGTGAGCCATACAAATCAGAAATCGGACAGTACTGGCGATTTAAAAATGCTGAGATTGCTGAAGAGAGTTCAGAAAAAATTTATGAGCTTTTTTTAAATTATTTAAAAAATGACGACTTTGTCGGTGCAGATATGGCTAGAAAATATCTCCAAATGGGATTTACCAGAGCACGCCGCTATTTTAATTACAAGGGTGGCAAAAAATATGACGAAAATAAAGATTATCAGCAACTTGAACGCGGGACAGGAGATCCTGAAAAGGCCAAGGCTGCGGATATATTTTATAAAAAATGGAAAGATGCAGAGGACAATCAGAAATATTCACAACTAAAAATCAATTGGAAAGAAGAATATGGGTAG
- a CDS encoding manganese catalase family protein — MFYHSQNLINPIVADEPDPSAANALQEGLGGQFGEMRTMMQYLFQSFNFRGKATPYMDLIQGVGVEEISHVELITKTISQLLDGSPRYQGDKYEAPSKGGGVALEMAKEQQNPQHYIVGAQAALPVDASGNPWSGSYVHSHGNLVLDLMDNLVVEATGRIQKCRIYQMSSNKTLRATVAFLIVRDEAHQAAFAKALETLGVDWGKVLPVPKFDSSQFPEVKRLLDMGLHREQYTFRMDGSLMEQIFSGPSPFNDGTELTTLKEPRESFPIPEAPERPEEFSPGLDEEMQALADAFTEFKESGGKVKKNVAVKGSKKK, encoded by the coding sequence ATGTTTTACCATTCACAAAATCTTATCAATCCGATTGTAGCTGACGAACCGGATCCATCAGCAGCTAATGCCTTACAAGAAGGGCTTGGTGGTCAGTTCGGAGAAATGCGCACCATGATGCAGTATTTATTTCAAAGTTTTAATTTTCGTGGCAAAGCAACACCTTACATGGACTTGATACAAGGTGTAGGTGTAGAAGAAATTTCCCACGTGGAGCTTATTACTAAAACCATTTCTCAATTATTAGATGGGTCTCCGAGATATCAGGGAGACAAATATGAGGCGCCAAGTAAAGGTGGAGGTGTTGCACTTGAGATGGCGAAGGAACAACAAAATCCACAGCATTACATTGTAGGTGCTCAGGCAGCCTTACCGGTTGATGCTTCGGGAAATCCGTGGAGTGGTAGCTATGTTCATAGTCACGGAAATCTTGTTCTTGATTTGATGGATAATTTGGTAGTGGAAGCTACGGGAAGAATCCAAAAATGCAGAATCTACCAAATGAGCAGCAACAAGACTTTGCGCGCAACGGTTGCATTTCTTATCGTGAGAGATGAAGCCCACCAGGCTGCCTTTGCAAAAGCTTTAGAGACATTAGGCGTAGATTGGGGCAAAGTTTTGCCGGTACCAAAATTTGATTCTTCTCAGTTTCCGGAAGTTAAAAGATTGCTGGATATGGGATTGCACAGGGAGCAATACACATTTCGTATGGACGGATCCTTGATGGAACAGATTTTCAGCGGGCCATCACCTTTTAATGATGGTACGGAACTTACGACACTTAAAGAACCTCGGGAATCTTTCCCAATCCCTGAAGCTCCAGAGCGTCCGGAAGAATTTTCACCAGGTCTGGATGAAGAAATGCAGGCATTAGCCGATGCTTTTACTGAATTTAAGGAATCTGGCGGGAAAGTTAAAAAGAATGTAGCTGTAAAGGGAAGTAAAAAGAAATAA